The sequence TTTTGAGATTCTCGATCAGGGCTTCCTTTTCGTGCATTGCGGCCAACAGTTTGGTTTGCACATCGATGATAACCAGAACGGCTTTTTCTTGCTCAAGCATGAATCACTCCTGTTGATGAACCTCTGATTATGTGATGCAGGATTCTTCCTGCCGTGGGTCTGGGGATGTCCCCCAGATTCTCCTTCCTCCCCCAAGATTGGGGGCAGGGGGTTGATTATCACCTGATCAGAGCTTCTTTAATCACCCGTATCTCTGAACGATTATAGCACAAGCATTTGGCGGAATGCCTTGCAAGGCAGACTATTTGGAAACACAGGCATTCATGCGTCACCTTCACCTAGCAGCAAAAGGTACTGGCAACGGTCATCCCCCTCGGTCCCCCGATCTTGGGGGAAGAAGAATTGTTTGTGTGGAGCGGCCTCGCGAGGCCGCTCCACACAAACTCCTATCTATGGGGGCGGAGAGGCACAAGAAAGCAAAGTATTCAGAGCATTATCAATCGCTGTGTTTTGGAGAACTACGTAGGGATCATCTCCAATATAAGGGGTTCTACGGATTCTCTCTCGATGTGATAGGTGATAGGATAGGGCAGAAGCTGGTGATATTGACAGGCCGGGCGTTATTCACTATCTTGGAATTTACCAGGCCCAATAACTTTGAAAGGAGGGACCCATGGAGCACAAATTGCCGGAGTTGCCTTATGCCAAGGACGCGCTCACCCCTTATATATCGAGCGAGACCATCGAATACCATTATGGGAAACATCACAAGGCTTATGTGGATAATCTGAACAAACTCATTCCGGGAACTGAATTCGGAAAAATGACCCTGGAGGAGATCGTCCGGAAAGCCTCCGGGGGCATTTACAACAATGCTGCCCAGATATGGAACCACTCGTTCTACTGGAACTGTCTGGCGCCTAAATCCGGCGGCGAGCCTTCCGGAGAGCTGGCCAATGCCATCAACAAGCAATTCGGGTCGTTCGCCAAGTTCAAAGAGCAGTTCTCCAATGCTGCGGTGACGCAGTTCGGATCGGGATGGGCATGGCTGGTGAGGAATGCCGATGGCAGCCTGGCGATTGAATCCACCGGCAATGCCGGGACGCCTTTCAAGGAAGGGAAAAAACCGCTGCTCACCTGCGATGTCTGGGAGCACGCTTATTATATCGACTACCGCAATGCCAGGGCCAAGTATGTTGAAGCCTACTGGAATCTGGTGAACTGGAAATTTGTTGCCGGTTACCTCAAATAGCGATTATTGATGCAGCCTGTTCCGGGAACGGATGGGGGCGCGAATATCGTGCTTCCATCCGTTCACTCTTTGATTCCGGAAGAAGCTAACAGGGCTCGCTTGCAAATGGCTTCAGCCGGCGTGAAGGCCCCTTTGCCGTAACGATCCCATATGCCTGCATCAAGGTATCCCCGTTCCATCATCAGAGTTACCACAGTCGTGGCAGCTGCGATATCCTCGGAGTAGTGTTGCAGAACGCCCCAGAC is a genomic window of Dehalococcoidia bacterium containing:
- a CDS encoding Fe-Mn family superoxide dismutase — encoded protein: MEHKLPELPYAKDALTPYISSETIEYHYGKHHKAYVDNLNKLIPGTEFGKMTLEEIVRKASGGIYNNAAQIWNHSFYWNCLAPKSGGEPSGELANAINKQFGSFAKFKEQFSNAAVTQFGSGWAWLVRNADGSLAIESTGNAGTPFKEGKKPLLTCDVWEHAYYIDYRNARAKYVEAYWNLVNWKFVAGYLK